A stretch of the Streptomyces venezuelae genome encodes the following:
- a CDS encoding 2-hydroxyacid dehydrogenase, with translation MSSTTPEVWLPFPADEVDGLPAAFRYHRWDGEDEFPADPADCVFYVTPYMKSSEVSIRPLALMPRLRIVQTLTAGIDHVLGGLGDLQPGVRLCNARGVHEASTAELALTLVLASLRGIPGMVRGQDREDWQGGFYPALADKSVLIVGYGSIGAAIEDRLAPFECGGITRVARSARTTARGPVHPFTELPDLLPRADVVILSTPLTEETRGLAGAGFLGRMKDGALLVNVARGPVVDTKSLLAELESGRLRAALDVTDPEPLPAGHPLWHAPHVLITPHVGGSSSAFEPRAKRLLARQLTRFAAGEPVENTVLITE, from the coding sequence ATGTCTTCCACCACGCCAGAGGTCTGGCTGCCGTTCCCCGCCGACGAGGTCGACGGCCTCCCCGCCGCCTTCCGCTACCACCGGTGGGACGGCGAGGACGAGTTCCCCGCCGACCCGGCCGACTGCGTCTTCTACGTCACCCCGTATATGAAGTCCTCCGAGGTCAGCATCCGCCCGCTGGCCCTGATGCCGCGGCTCCGGATCGTCCAGACCCTGACTGCCGGCATCGACCACGTCCTCGGCGGCCTCGGGGACCTGCAACCGGGCGTCCGGCTGTGCAATGCCCGCGGGGTCCACGAGGCCAGCACCGCCGAACTCGCCCTCACCCTGGTGCTCGCCTCCCTGCGCGGCATTCCCGGGATGGTCCGCGGCCAGGACCGCGAGGACTGGCAGGGCGGGTTCTACCCGGCCCTCGCCGACAAGTCCGTGCTGATCGTGGGGTACGGATCCATCGGCGCCGCCATCGAGGACCGGCTCGCGCCCTTCGAGTGCGGGGGGATCACCCGGGTCGCGCGCTCGGCGCGGACCACCGCCCGCGGGCCCGTACACCCGTTCACCGAACTGCCGGACCTGCTGCCCCGGGCCGATGTGGTGATCCTCTCCACCCCGCTCACCGAGGAGACCCGGGGGCTCGCCGGCGCCGGCTTCCTCGGCCGTATGAAGGACGGCGCGCTGCTGGTCAACGTGGCCCGCGGGCCCGTGGTCGACACCAAGTCCCTGCTGGCCGAGCTGGAGTCGGGACGGCTGCGGGCGGCGCTCGACGTGACCGACCCGGAACCGCTGCCGGCCGGGCACCCGCTCTGGCATGCTCCCCATGTCCTGATCACGCCCCATGTGGGCGGCAGCAGCTCGGCGTTCGAGCCGCGGGCGAAGCGGCTGCTGGCCCGTCAGCTCACCCGGTTCGCCGCCGGGGAGCCGGTGGAGAACACCGTATTGATCACGGAATGA
- a CDS encoding aldo/keto reductase: MERRSIGASALTVGAIGLGCMPMSWAYAASRRDGARSLAAVHAALDLGANLLDTADIYGPFTNELLLGRVLRERRAEAFVSTKVGLRVGDQHVVANGRPPYIRRACDASLRRLQTDVIDLYQLHRVDPEVPVEETWGAMAELVAAGKVRALGFCAVGAGAGPGAGRRGDRSYAVTIGQLERAQQVFPVSAVQAELSVWSPEAAWHLLPWCAARGVGFLAAMPLGSGFLTGTLTPGQGFEADDARARHPRFTAEAMAANQVLVAGLRRVAGRHGPQVTAAQVALAWVLAQGPHVVPVPGADREAWAVENARAAEVLLTAADLAEIATLPVAVGAWD, from the coding sequence GTGGAGCGCAGGTCAATCGGGGCGTCGGCGCTGACGGTGGGCGCGATCGGACTCGGCTGCATGCCGATGAGCTGGGCGTACGCGGCCTCGCGGCGGGACGGGGCGCGGTCGCTGGCCGCCGTGCACGCGGCGCTCGATCTGGGGGCGAACCTGCTCGACACGGCGGACATCTACGGGCCGTTCACCAATGAGCTGCTGCTCGGCCGGGTGCTGCGGGAGCGGCGGGCCGAGGCCTTCGTCTCCACCAAGGTGGGCCTGCGGGTGGGTGATCAGCATGTGGTGGCCAACGGCCGCCCTCCGTACATACGCCGGGCCTGCGACGCCTCCCTGCGGAGACTGCAGACCGATGTGATCGACCTGTACCAGCTGCACCGGGTGGATCCGGAGGTTCCGGTGGAGGAGACCTGGGGGGCGATGGCGGAACTGGTGGCCGCGGGAAAGGTGCGGGCGCTGGGGTTCTGCGCGGTGGGGGCGGGTGCGGGGCCGGGGGCCGGGCGGCGCGGGGACCGGTCGTACGCCGTGACCATCGGGCAGTTGGAGCGGGCCCAGCAGGTGTTCCCGGTGAGCGCGGTGCAGGCGGAGCTGTCGGTGTGGTCGCCGGAGGCGGCCTGGCACCTGCTGCCGTGGTGTGCGGCGCGGGGGGTGGGGTTCCTGGCGGCGATGCCGCTGGGCAGCGGTTTCCTGACCGGGACGCTGACGCCGGGGCAGGGCTTCGAGGCCGATGACGCGCGGGCCCGGCACCCGCGGTTCACGGCGGAGGCGATGGCGGCGAACCAGGTGCTGGTGGCGGGCCTGCGGCGGGTGGCCGGGCGGCACGGTCCGCAGGTCACTGCGGCGCAGGTGGCGCTGGCCTGGGTGCTGGCGCAGGGGCCGCACGTGGTGCCGGTTCCGGGGGCCGATCGGGAGGCGTGGGCGGTGGAGAACGCGCGGGCCGCCGAGGTGCTGCTGACGGCGGCGGATCTGGCCGAGATCGCGACGCTGCCGGTGGCGGTGGGAGCCTGGGACTGA
- a CDS encoding helix-turn-helix transcriptional regulator, whose product MLGGVETRSVSPVFVGRADELAVLTDAFARAAGGEPQALLIAGEAGVGKTRLTEEFLGDATRQAAVVAIGGCVEIGAEGLPFAPFSTALRTLRRRLPEEFAAAAAGQEDELARILPELGDTPRGPHDEESTHRLFELTARLLERLAADRTVVLVLEDLHWADTSTRHLLAYLYRTLISGRLVVLATYRADDIHRRHPLRPLLAELDRLRTVQRVELSRFNRGEVRRQLAGILASQPDESLVDTVFDRSDGNAFFVEELIASMESGCRSGLTANLRDLLLVRVEVLPEAAQRVARIVAEGGSTIEYPLLRAVAGLTEDELFEALRAAVGANILLATPDGDGYRFRHSLVREAVSDDLLPGERARVNRRYAEALEADDTLVRAEERIIRLASYWYYANDPAKALPAALEGSVAARRRHAYSEQLRLLERAMDLWDSTPEEVREALRPADYTEVYPPCGCDPATTPLQRLDLLAEATVAARFGGERERALKITKIALRMLEDAAADQDLLRAAWFWTERSGLVASLARGDGWKELGIAQDLVRGLPPSQVHAEVLVKAAGWGMLHNPGPDNLAAAERAAEYARMVGAEDVELNARITVGCLRTDAGEPEQGLAELGSVADRAISLGLPMIAGRAHINLTSQLESRGRSREAVERAEQGVELVAKARLLDTEAWLRGNMAESLYSLGRWDEAAETARRTLSVAQSAAPRGSASARLAYIALARGELTEAATRLAAAHQHFGTHDSQPQHRIPLYRLTVGVAAGEGRLADARAECAEAVGHGFPLGHHRYAWPLLLAAATAEADARGLPSADAGRDAAVRLIRDAARTLATPVPVWAAHAEYVRAELLRAEGRDSVADWSAVEEQVRVLERPYLLARARHRLGEALLTAGGDRERAVGLLRAASADAERLGARRLREDLALLAQRARLPLTAHEAPAAPAADTDPVEALGLTSRERDVLRLVAAGQTNRQVAEELFISPKTASVHVSNILAKLGVAGRGEAAALAHRLRLFAPGAGQQSARA is encoded by the coding sequence ATGCTCGGCGGCGTGGAGACCAGATCTGTCAGCCCGGTGTTCGTCGGCCGCGCCGACGAACTGGCCGTACTCACCGATGCATTCGCCCGAGCCGCCGGCGGAGAGCCGCAGGCCCTCCTCATCGCCGGTGAGGCCGGGGTCGGGAAGACCCGGCTCACCGAGGAGTTCCTGGGCGACGCGACCCGGCAGGCCGCCGTCGTGGCCATCGGAGGCTGTGTGGAGATCGGGGCGGAGGGACTTCCCTTCGCCCCCTTTTCCACAGCCCTGCGCACCCTGCGCCGCCGCCTCCCCGAGGAGTTCGCCGCCGCAGCCGCCGGCCAGGAGGACGAGCTGGCCCGGATCCTCCCGGAACTCGGCGACACCCCCCGCGGCCCGCACGACGAGGAAAGCACCCACCGCCTCTTCGAGCTGACGGCCCGGCTGCTGGAACGCCTCGCCGCCGACCGCACCGTGGTCCTGGTCCTGGAAGACCTGCACTGGGCCGACACCTCCACCCGGCACCTGCTCGCCTACCTCTACCGCACCCTCATCAGCGGACGCCTGGTCGTTCTCGCCACCTACCGCGCCGACGACATCCACCGCCGCCACCCGCTGCGCCCGCTGCTCGCCGAACTCGACCGGCTGCGCACCGTCCAGCGGGTCGAGCTGTCCCGCTTCAACCGGGGCGAAGTCCGCCGCCAGCTCGCCGGGATCCTCGCCTCCCAGCCCGACGAGTCCCTCGTCGACACCGTCTTCGACCGCTCCGACGGCAACGCCTTCTTCGTCGAGGAACTCATCGCCTCCATGGAGAGCGGCTGCCGCAGCGGCCTCACCGCAAACCTCCGCGACCTGCTGCTGGTCCGCGTCGAGGTGCTCCCCGAGGCCGCGCAGCGGGTCGCCCGGATCGTCGCCGAAGGCGGCTCCACCATCGAATACCCGCTGCTGCGGGCCGTTGCCGGGCTGACCGAGGACGAACTCTTCGAGGCCCTGCGGGCCGCCGTCGGCGCCAACATCCTGCTCGCCACCCCCGACGGCGACGGCTACCGCTTCCGGCACTCCCTGGTCCGCGAAGCGGTCAGCGACGACCTGCTGCCCGGCGAACGCGCCCGCGTCAACCGCCGCTATGCCGAGGCCCTCGAAGCCGACGACACCCTGGTCCGCGCCGAGGAGCGGATCATCCGGCTGGCCAGCTACTGGTACTACGCCAACGACCCGGCCAAGGCGCTGCCCGCAGCGCTGGAGGGCTCGGTGGCCGCCCGCCGCCGGCACGCCTACTCCGAGCAGCTGCGCCTGCTGGAACGCGCCATGGACCTGTGGGACAGCACCCCGGAGGAGGTCCGCGAGGCGTTGCGCCCGGCGGACTACACCGAGGTGTACCCGCCGTGCGGCTGCGATCCGGCGACCACACCACTGCAACGGCTCGACCTGCTGGCCGAGGCCACCGTCGCGGCCCGGTTCGGCGGCGAACGCGAACGCGCCCTGAAGATCACCAAGATTGCGCTCCGGATGCTGGAGGACGCCGCCGCCGACCAGGACCTGCTGCGCGCCGCCTGGTTCTGGACCGAACGCTCCGGACTCGTCGCCAGCCTGGCCCGCGGCGACGGCTGGAAGGAACTGGGGATCGCCCAGGACCTCGTCCGGGGGCTGCCCCCGTCCCAGGTGCACGCCGAAGTCCTGGTCAAGGCCGCCGGCTGGGGCATGCTCCACAACCCCGGCCCCGACAACCTCGCGGCGGCGGAGCGCGCCGCCGAGTACGCGCGGATGGTCGGCGCCGAGGACGTCGAACTCAATGCCCGGATCACCGTCGGCTGCCTGCGCACCGACGCCGGCGAACCCGAGCAGGGGCTGGCCGAGCTGGGCTCGGTCGCCGACCGGGCCATCTCGCTCGGCCTGCCCATGATTGCCGGACGTGCACATATCAACCTCACCTCTCAACTGGAAAGCAGGGGCCGGTCCCGGGAAGCGGTGGAACGGGCGGAACAAGGGGTGGAACTCGTCGCCAAGGCCCGGCTGCTGGACACCGAGGCATGGCTGCGCGGGAACATGGCCGAAAGCCTGTACAGCCTCGGCCGCTGGGACGAAGCCGCCGAGACCGCCCGGCGCACCCTGAGCGTCGCGCAGAGCGCGGCCCCCCGCGGGTCGGCCTCCGCCCGGCTGGCCTACATCGCCCTGGCCCGCGGCGAGCTGACCGAGGCCGCCACCCGGCTCGCCGCCGCCCACCAGCACTTCGGCACCCACGACAGCCAGCCCCAGCACCGCATCCCGCTCTACCGGCTGACGGTGGGCGTGGCCGCGGGGGAGGGCCGGCTCGCCGACGCCCGCGCCGAGTGCGCCGAGGCGGTCGGCCACGGCTTCCCGCTCGGCCACCACCGCTACGCCTGGCCGCTGCTGCTGGCGGCGGCCACCGCAGAAGCGGACGCCCGGGGCCTGCCGTCCGCGGACGCCGGCCGGGACGCCGCCGTCCGGCTGATCCGCGACGCCGCCCGCACGCTGGCCACCCCGGTCCCGGTGTGGGCGGCGCACGCCGAGTACGTCCGCGCCGAACTCCTGCGCGCCGAGGGCCGGGACTCCGTGGCCGACTGGTCCGCGGTCGAGGAACAGGTCCGCGTGCTGGAGCGCCCGTACCTGCTGGCCCGGGCCCGCCACCGGCTCGGCGAGGCACTGCTCACGGCCGGCGGCGACCGGGAGCGGGCCGTCGGCCTGCTTCGCGCCGCCTCCGCCGACGCCGAGCGCCTCGGCGCCCGTCGGCTCCGCGAGGACCTCGCCCTGCTCGCGCAGCGCGCCCGGCTCCCGCTCACCGCCCACGAGGCGCCGGCCGCACCCGCAGCCGACACCGATCCGGTGGAGGCCCTGGGGCTGACCAGCCGCGAGCGGGACGTCCTGCGCCTGGTCGCCGCCGGGCAGACCAACCGTCAGGTCGCCGAGGAGCTCTTCATCTCACCGAAGACCGCCAGCGTCCACGTGTCCAACATCCTGGCCAAGCTGGGTGTCGCGGGCCGCGGCGAAGCCGCCGCCCTCGCCCACCGCCTCCGCCTGTTCGCCCCGGGCGCCGGTCAGCAGTCGGCGCGCGCCTGA
- a CDS encoding PQQ-dependent sugar dehydrogenase has protein sequence MREGTARGGSVRGGSVRGGIRRAAVTTAALAGCSVLLLAGCSAEPAGGPAGRTPPTGTTSDGPPASPTASGPPAPPAKGAVTVSGEVAKGLESPWGVAPLPDGDLLVASRDRGTISRVEVKTGKSAVIGEVPGVAPGGEGGLLGLALSPSFASDRMVYAYFTTESDNRIARLRYDEQRPPGQQLSAPDTVFRGIPKGFVHNGGRIAFGPDKMLYVGTGETGDTGLAQDKASLGGKILRMTPDGEPVHGNPEADSVVYSYGHRNVQGLAWDRDRRLWAAEFGQDTWDELNLIEPGGNYGWPEAEGKAGKAGFKDPVAQWKTDEASPSGIAWAAGSVWMAGLKGERLWRIPLAGATPVAEPEAFLTGRYGRLRTVLALGGDRLLLVTSETDGRGSPEAGDDRILTLTVR, from the coding sequence ATGCGAGAGGGAACTGCGCGGGGCGGATCTGTACGGGGCGGATCGGTGCGGGGCGGGATCCGGCGGGCGGCGGTGACGACGGCGGCCCTGGCGGGGTGCTCGGTCCTGCTGCTGGCCGGATGCTCGGCGGAGCCGGCCGGCGGCCCGGCGGGTCGGACCCCGCCGACGGGCACGACATCGGACGGGCCGCCCGCCTCCCCCACGGCGTCCGGACCGCCGGCGCCGCCCGCCAAGGGGGCGGTGACGGTGTCCGGCGAGGTGGCCAAGGGCCTGGAATCGCCCTGGGGGGTGGCCCCGCTGCCGGACGGCGATCTGCTGGTGGCCTCCCGTGACCGGGGGACGATCAGCCGGGTGGAGGTGAAGACCGGGAAGTCGGCGGTGATCGGCGAGGTGCCCGGGGTGGCACCGGGCGGCGAGGGCGGGCTGCTGGGCCTGGCGCTGTCGCCCTCCTTCGCCTCGGACCGGATGGTCTATGCGTACTTCACCACCGAGTCCGACAACCGGATCGCCCGGCTTCGGTATGACGAGCAGAGACCGCCGGGCCAGCAACTGAGCGCGCCGGACACGGTGTTCCGGGGCATTCCGAAGGGGTTCGTGCACAACGGCGGGCGGATCGCGTTCGGCCCGGACAAGATGCTGTACGTGGGGACGGGCGAGACCGGTGACACCGGGCTCGCACAGGACAAGGCCTCGCTGGGCGGCAAGATCCTGCGGATGACCCCGGACGGGGAGCCGGTGCACGGCAATCCGGAGGCCGACTCGGTCGTCTACTCGTACGGGCACCGCAATGTGCAGGGTCTGGCCTGGGACCGGGACCGGCGGCTGTGGGCGGCGGAGTTCGGGCAGGACACCTGGGACGAGCTCAACCTGATCGAGCCGGGCGGGAACTACGGCTGGCCGGAGGCGGAGGGGAAGGCGGGCAAGGCCGGGTTCAAGGACCCGGTGGCCCAGTGGAAGACCGACGAGGCCTCGCCGAGCGGGATCGCCTGGGCGGCCGGCTCGGTGTGGATGGCCGGGCTGAAGGGCGAGCGGCTGTGGCGGATCCCGCTGGCGGGCGCGACCCCGGTGGCCGAGCCGGAGGCCTTCCTCACCGGCCGGTACGGTCGGCTGCGGACGGTGCTGGCCCTCGGTGGTGACCGGCTGCTGCTGGTCACCAGCGAGACGGACGGACGGGGCTCGCCGGAAGCGGGGGACGACCGGATCCTGACCCTGACAGTGCGGTAA
- a CDS encoding DUF6191 domain-containing protein: MFNMIEELFNPGRKHTDDERKRLELSRVDVGDGDPGRGPIDLDSGQVLIRVEDPPGDQPGGEAGGQARADC; encoded by the coding sequence GTGTTCAACATGATCGAGGAGCTGTTCAACCCGGGACGCAAGCACACCGACGACGAGCGCAAGCGGCTGGAGCTGTCCCGGGTCGACGTGGGCGACGGGGATCCGGGGCGGGGTCCGATAGACCTCGACTCCGGGCAGGTCCTCATACGGGTCGAGGACCCGCCCGGTGATCAGCCCGGCGGTGAGGCCGGCGGTCAGGCGCGCGCCGACTGCTGA